Proteins encoded by one window of Haematobia irritans isolate KBUSLIRL chromosome 2, ASM5000362v1, whole genome shotgun sequence:
- the LOC142224475 gene encoding uncharacterized protein LOC142224475, with the protein MEMKSDITGLKDALSRIDWLFECDNLVSQVSRFYTIFDDLIRSFVPLCNRRSYLGPPWFTRELRRVRNLRNKMYRRFLLSGNSIDFRNYSVTKNKFVSLNKDCYERYLIRMRYTLNSDPKSFYNFVNSKRRTLTFPSFMRYKGTVSDNEKVIADFFADYFKESYVDNSNVGSEYPYFIPSVPIFSHITLTESEVLDGLRSLFINYCPGPDDMWKVSHVIPLFKKGNRTNIENYRCIAKLSVIPKLFELLVTRRISYSLRNIISESQHSFMRGRSTVTNLLEFVGHVFESFTQTRQLDVIYTDFSKAFDMVNHRLLLYKLDVLGFPPILMRWIDSYLDTSLLQDDIDRLVEWCASNCMVLNLLKCKKMTFSRGACEQTEYCIGNYKIENVLRFNDLGVLLDSRLDFGPHIEECVNMAMGVLGFIKRWSKEFVDPYLTKRLFTTLVRPILEYACVVWSPSYRYYIDRVESVQKQFLIFALRGLGWNNLYDLPPYSSRLLLIDLPSLERRSLFGSTEYMESLLTHLLIYVEPYRVPRSPYWFNGVPPDPSRLTNLESHTLTSGTLSLFGSTEYMESLLTHLLIYVEPYRVPRSPYWLNGVPPDSSRLTNLESLLTRCGPY; encoded by the exons atggaaat gaaatcgGACATAACTGGTCTTAAGGATGCTCTTAGCCGGATTGATTGGTTATTTGAATGCGACAACCTAGTTTCTCAAGTTTCTAGGTTTTATACTATCTTTGATGATCTGATTAGGAGTTTTGTTCCCCTATGCAATAGACGGTCGTATCTAGGACCCCCTTGGTTTACAAGGGAACTACGTCGTGTTCGTAACTTGAGGAATAAGATGTACAGAAGATTTCTATTGAGTGgcaattctatagattttcgcaactactcagttACTAAAAACAAGTTCGTTAGTCTTAATAAGGACTGTTATGAACGTTATTTGATAAGAATGCGCTATACGTTAAACTCCGACCCtaaaagtttttataatttcGTTAATTCGAAAAGAAGGACTCTGACCTTTCCTAGTTTCATGAGGTATAAGGGTACAGTTTCTGATAATGAGAAAGTGATCGCTGATTTTTTCGCTGATTATTTTAAAGAGTCCTATGTTGACAATTCGAATGTTGGATCAGAGTATCCCTATTTCATTCCTTCTGTTCCTATATTTTCTCATATTACATTGACGGAATCTGAAGTGCTCGACGGATTGAGATccttatttataaattattgccctggacctgatg ACATGTGGAAGGTTAGTCATGTTATTCCCTTGTTCAAGAAAGGTAATAGAACGAACATTGAGAATTATAGATGTATCGCTAAGTTGAGTGTGATACCTAAACTGTTTGAGCTTTTGGTAACTAGGAGAATTTCGTACTCCCTTCGTAATATTATTTCGGAATCCCAACATAGTTTTATGAGAGGTAGATCTACTGTAACTAATTTATTGGAATTTGTTGGTCATGTCTTCGAATCATTCACTCAGACACGTCAACTGGATGTGATCTATACGGATTTCAGCAAGGCGTTTGACATGGTGAATCATaggttattactatacaaattgGATGTTTTGGGATTCCCACCTATCCTTATGCGCTGGATCGATTCCTACTT GGATACTTCCCTTCTTCAGGATGACATTGACAGACTAGTCGAATGGTGCGCTTCTAATTGTATGGTACTTAATCTTTTAAAGTGTAAGAAGATGACTTTTTCCCGCGGAGCTTGTGAACAGACTGAGTACTGCATTGGGAACTATAAGATTGAGAATGTGCTGAGATTTAATGATTTAGGCGTTTTGTTGGATTCCCGACTTGATTTCGGTCCTCATATTGAGGAATGTGTGAATATGGCAATGGGTGTTTTGGGTTTCATTAAGAGATGGTCTAAGGAATTTGTTGATCCTTATTTGACGAAAAGGCTCTTTACGACTCTGGTTAGGCCGATATTGGAGTACGCATGTGTTGTCTGGTCACCAAGTTATCGCTATTATATTGATCGTGTTGAATCTGTCCAGAAGCAGTTTCTTATTTTTGCTTTGAGAGGGCTtggctggaataatttataCGACTTGCCTCCTTATTCTAGCCGTCTTTTATTAATTGATCTTCCATCTCTTGAGCGTAGAAG CCTTTTTGGCTCAACGGAGTATATGGAGTCCcttctgacccatttgttgATATATGTTGAACCCTATCGAGTTCCGCGGAGCCCTTACTGGTTCAACGGGGTCCCTCCTGACCCATCTCGACTAACTAACTTGGAGTCCCATACTCTGACTTCTGGAACTTTAAGCCTTTTTGGCTCAACGGAGTATATGGAGTCCcttctgacccatttgttgATATATGTTGAACCCTATCGAGTTCCGCGGAGCCCTTACTGGCTCAACGGGGTCCCTCCTGACTCATCTCGACTAACTAACTTGGAGTCCCTTCTGACTCGCTGTGGTCCTTACTGA
- the LOC142224474 gene encoding uncharacterized protein LOC142224474: protein MGARGYIRTLRTTGYKNPQFQATKLTLSKSSKVLDFRLNWLANTAVLLEKPDAALYACQKLVEECRGMKPSFFLWHFNACNENNGHCNFEGINTPICPRDLHIRKIAEVVLMRLKSLDSLGIAICRHTELVASVEHHLTTDYMVTQHIYEHNLRLIFPSILGGEQRRLHFEDLIIYTDGWKMDDGTGSGIYCEELGIRESYKMNSTCRIFQAVVFAKASELLDRQAARKALDNANITSKVFSRCHRELRALIEQHNITLCWVPDNYGIRGNEQQMCWLSKVHEAAITSLWTSIIHLLTLLRYGHTGMVKGPLFLAYSRRSTLQ from the exons atgggtgcTAGAGGCTATATACGAACACTGCGTACCACCGGGTACAAGAACCCACAATTTCAAGCAACCAAATTGACCCTTTCGAAATCGTCCAAGGTCTTGGATTTCAGACTAAACTGGCTGGCAAATACGGCAGTTCTTTTAGAAAAGCCCGATGCGGCACTGTATGCATGCCAAAAGCTGGTCGAGGAATGCAGGGGAATGAAACCATCCTTCTTTCTCTGGCATTTTAATGCG TGCAATGAGAACAACGGCCACTGCAACTTTGAAGGCATTAACACTCCCATTTGCCCGCGTGATCTGCATATCAGGAAGATAGCTGAAGTGGTACTCATGAGGCTGAAAAGCCTAGACTCGCTTGGAATCGCGATCTGCAGGCACACGGAACTTGTTGCTTCAGTTGAGCATCACTTAACGACGGACTATATGGTGACTCAGCATATATATGAGCACAATCTGAGATTGATTTTCCCAAGTATATTGGGTGGGGAACAAAGGCGTTTACATTTTGAAGATCTGATTATTTATACGGATGGATGGAAAATGGATGATGGTACGGGCAGTGGTATTTACTGCGAAGAGTTAGGAATAAGGGAGTCATATAAAATGAACAGCACATGCAGGATCTTTCAGGCGGTGGTATTTGCCAAAGCTTCGGAGCTCCT CGACAGACAGGCAGCAAGAAAGGCCTTGGATAATGCAAACATAACGTCGAAGGTATTCAGCCGCTGTCATAGAGAGCTTAGAGCTCTCATTGAGCAACATAATattactctgtgctgggtacctgacaATTATGGAATAAGGGGTAATGAGCAGCAGATGTGCTGGCTAAGCAAGGTGCACGAGGCAGCGATAACATCGTTATGGACATCCAtcatcc ATTTGCTTACACTTTTacggtatggtcacactggtatggtcaagggacctctttttctaGCTTATAGtcgtcgttccacattgcagtga